In the Brassica napus cultivar Da-Ae chromosome A7, Da-Ae, whole genome shotgun sequence genome, one interval contains:
- the LOC106451667 gene encoding RNA demethylase ALKBH9B, which translates to MEDDPFLRKFQPSELKIASEFLTNCLPFLSRDLCKDCVNVLSDRIRSLDPEHCSKVGGEGNSKAGLESEGTSKIETEISFGTLSEVLGSVLPSRQAAETASPRMSWADMSQEDEFEEEDEEEESRKAIDASPMKTPEKPKLSREQREDLRLKNVKRKKDFICLERFKGKLVNVVDGLELHTGVFSAVEQKRIVDKVYELEERGRKGELRERTFTAPQKWMRGKGRVTIQFGCCYNYATDRAGNPPGILQREEVDPLPSLFKVIIRRLIRWHVLPPTCVPDSCIVNIYDEGDCIPPHIDNHDFLRPFCTISFLSECNILFGSNLKIEGPGEFSGSFSVPLPVGSVLVLNGNGADVAKHCVPAVPTKRISITFRKMDESKRPVWFTPEPDLQGIEPLPLDLNRSDSAARSAGSSSNHNGSNRRGGYGRRGGNNYETRGYYTPERSSEQYESREWSSSQRRGRPRPGRTS; encoded by the exons ATGGAAGACGACCCTTTCCTCCGGAAGTTCCAGCCATCGGAACTCAAGATCGCGTCGGAGTTCTTGACGAATTGCCTTCCTTTCTTGTCTAGAGATCTCTGCAAAGACTGCGTCAACGTTCTCTCCGATCGAATCCGCTCTCTTGACCCAG AACATTGTAGTAAAGTTGGTGGAGAAGGTAATAGCAAAGCTGGTTTGGAATCAGAAGGAACTAGTAAGATAGAGACTGAAATTTCATTTGGAACCTTGTCTGAAGTTCTTGGTAGTGTACTGCCATCTCGACAAGCTGCTGAAACAGCAAGCCCTAGAATGTCTTGGGCTGATATGAGTCAAGAAGATGAGTTTGAGGAGGAGGACGAAGAGGAGGAGAGTAGGAAAGCTATTGATGCGAGTCCGATGAAGACTCCAGAGAAGCCTAAGTTATCAAGAGAGCAAAGAGAGGATCTCAGGCTGAAGAACgtgaagagaaagaaagatttcATTTGCTTGGAGAGATTTAAGGGAAAGCTCGTTAACGTAGTTGATGGGCTTGAGTTGCACACTGGTGTGTTCAGCGCAGTGGAGCAGAAAAGGATTGTTGATAAAGTGTATGAACTTGAAGAGAGAGGACGCAAAGGAGAACTTAGAG AGCGTACGTTTACTGCTCCACAGAAGTGGATGAGAGGCAAAGGACGTGTGACTATTCAATTCGGCTGTTGTTACAACTACGCTACA GATAGAGCTGGAAACCCACCGGGTATCCTTCAACGCGAAGAAGTGGATCCATTACCTTCTCTTTTCAAAGTGATCATCAGAAGGTTGATTAGATGGCATGTCCTGCCTCCGACTTGTGTGCCCGATAGCTGCATTGTCAACATCTACGATGAAGGTGACTGTATACCTCCCCACATCGACAACCACGACTTTCTCCGTCCCTTCTGCACCATCTCGTTCCTCAGTGAATGCAACATCCTCTTTGGCTCAAACCTTAAAATAGAAGGTCCTGGTGAATTCTCCGGTTCATTCTCAGTACCACTTCCTGTAGG ATCAGTTCTGGTGTTAAATGGAAATGGAGCTGATGTAGCTAAACACTGTGTACCTGCAGTTCCCACAAAAAG GATATCAATCACGTTTAGGAAAATGGATGAGTCTAAACGCCCGGTTTGGTTCACTCCAGAACCTGATTTGCAAGGGATCGAGCCACTGCCGTTGGACCTGAACCGGTCTGATTCTGCTGCAAGGTCCGCAGGATCAAGCAGCAACCACAACGGCAGTAACAGAAGAGGAGGATATGGACGTAGAGGAGGAAACAATTACGAGACGAGAGGTTACTATACTCCCGAGAGAAGCAGTGAACAGTATGAGTCTAGAGAATGGTCATCAAGCCAGAGAAGAGGAAGGCCACGTCCGGGTAGAACCTCCTAA
- the LOC106453772 gene encoding exopolygalacturonase-like, which translates to MASINTAFKALCLSLLFVIVLSSPDTEPKVFDVQSYGAKGDGTADNANAFTNAWKDACAWKGRSKVYVPKGAFYLGGVTFAGPCNCQTYFVIDGVLLAPTNNDDIKKETWVNFAYINYLTISGSGTIDGQGKESWPLNNCNKNDNCPRLAVSMGFDFVNNSRIEGITSLNSKAGHFNFYFVNNFTIAGVNITAPGDSPNTDGIKVGFSSNINISNTHIGTGDDCIAILSGNTNLFIYNVTCGPGHGISVGSLGKNKDEKNVEGLTVRNTVFTGTSDGIRIKTWESSATEIAISNFLYENIQMIDVQSPINIDQQYCPYPPCIKKGDSHVQIQNVTLNNIWGSSMNKEAVKFQCSKLFPCKNVQLIDVNLSYSGNGGPATALCENIEGSASGKMAPPNCLKTLN; encoded by the exons ATGGCTTCCATAAATACTGCGTTTAAGGCTTTGTGCTTATCTCTCTTGTTCGTCATCGTCTTAAGTTCTCCTGACACTGAACCAAAAGTCTTCGATGTCCAAAGCTATGGTGCAAAAGGCGACGGTACAGCGGATAATGCAAAT GCGTTTACAAATGCGTGGAAAGATGCATGCGCATGGAAGGGACGTAGCAAAGTGTATGTACCAAAAGGAGCCTTTTATCTTGGTGGCGTAACGTTTGCTGGACCATGCAATTGTCAGACTTATTTTGTCATCGATGGAGTCTTATTGGCTCCAACGAATAACGACGACATTAAAAAGGAGACATGGGTGAATTTCGCCTACATAAACTATCTCACCATCTCAGGCAGCGGCACCATCGATGGTCAAGGAAAAGAGTCATGGCCACTTAATAACTGCAACAAGAACGATAATTGTCCTAGACTTGCTGTG AGCATGGGATTTGATTTCGTGAACAATTCAAGGATCGAAGGGATAACATCACTAAACAGTAAAGCAGGACACTTCAATTTTTACTTCGTTAATAATTTCACCATCGCCGGTGTCAACATAACAGCTCCCGGCGATAGCCCCAACACTGACGGGATCAAAGTAGGCTtttcaagtaatattaatatctCGAACACTCACATTGGCACAGGGGACGATTGTATCGCTATCCTCTCTGGAAATACAAACTTATTTATCTATAACGTCACTTGTGGTCCTGGACATGGGATCAGTGTTGGAAGCTTGGGAAAGAACAAGGACGAGAAGAATGTTGAGGGCTTAACGGTTAGAAATACGGTCTTTACTGGCACTAGTGACGGTATTAGGATCAAGACATGGGAATCTTCGGCTACAGAGATTGCAATATCCAACTTCCTATATGAGAATATACAAATGATCGATGTTCAAAGCCCAATAAACATCGATCAGCAGTATTGCCCTTACCCGCCATGCATAAAAAAG GGAGATTCTCATGTTCAGATCCAAAACGTGACGTTAAATAACATTTGGGGATCATCGATGAACAAAGAAGCTGTGAAATTTCAATGTAGCAAACTCTTTCCTTGCAAGAATGTTCAATTAATTGACGTTAACTTATCGTACAGTGGAAACGGCGGGCCCGCAACGGCGTTATGTGAGAACATTGAAGGTTCTGCCTCTGGCAAGATGGCTCCACCAAATTGTCTGAAGACTCTGAACTGA
- the LOC106453774 gene encoding uncharacterized protein At4g04775-like: MTRNPTYFIVYLSSPSFSHSQKLIMTNNGGVPSRCWCGKGIVTYVSKTEENPYRRFFRCEIGLKRKKEQHLFKWVDEALLDEIQMMHEQQSRMAEEIEDLRSSLKMTVEEAVIEHKKSGDVGLIGSILTFLCLCSKFD; encoded by the exons ATGACTAGAAACCCTACTTATTTCATCGTTTATCTCTCCTCTCCGTCTTTCTCTCATTCTCAAAAACTGATCATGACTAACAATGGAGGGGTTCCTTCCAGATGCTGGTGTGGGAAGGGGATTGTCACATATGTTTCAAAAACGGAGGAGAACCCATACAGAAGATTCTTCCGATGTGAGATTGGTCTGAAG AGAAAGAAAGAGCAACATCTTTTCAAGTGGGTGGACGAGGCTCTGCTTGATGAGATACAAATGATGCATGAGCAACAGTCCAGAATGGCCGAAGAAATTGAAGATTTGAGAAGTTCCTTGAAAATGACAGTAGAGGAAGCAGTTATCGAGCATAAGAAGTCGGGAGATGTAGGACTAATTGGATCCATTCTCACGTTTTTATGTCTTTGTTCTAAATTTGATTGA
- the LOC125576718 gene encoding uncharacterized protein LOC125576718 yields MAYEFPQRILEEGFEMQIDKINNTCRRTILEEVKGVLNTEYEEVLKDPVFGPLLAIIENKLIYSGKIIHSFICKQLKVSKLHELWFLFAKRPLRFSAQEFHAVTGLKFKDEPDINFNDWKDDKGFWSNVLRKNRKVNLSLIKTKLLNECNKWTYVDRVRLVYLCVIHGFLIAKDSRVFIPHEYIRLVMDFEKMRMYPWGLYAYDELLASILKAKKDLHLKNSYVLDGFSYAFQIWVMEAIPDIGSMVGKKIKKNMTKVRCRNWKGSGKFSYADISSLESHFNKGELFPFISATGNNDVVDSTEFYREDEKIDERIELSDSETDGENVEVEDVTDTHVDEPAVVARRGKRKLNDPGAEARKKELLCQRAAEHNSGISSGMKTFIEGLFTSSFNSFKDVVQNDIQERFEKVQKEMAELKQAVSQIPGPSATTGKDRASEIPCPSATMGKSSQSPCLAGTKEKGKGKVDESVVPPTVRRSPRQGRKEIETETDDMMDFLKNLSQSSTHGEPSSIKEEMSTQEYLQDAMGNLSQVSHVKGFDPSQKTSDEEAPKWVTPVSSFKPVDWRTPTLKDMELPDDRVNDDDYSLVFVHEDSWAKLIHWCSTTKQHLKIGPSMYTTELAERVMGPAVWLQNQEIDAVLFLFRERTSLRRWKPTKVAFMSCIFSNQMKNSYTEFKKDKKKFRVEGLLHQYGIGELPSHGRTRLMWDLDVNRMYVPLLVHGNHRISMCVNFVTRSIEVFDCAGLKHNKDLEPFAHLIPRIVKAVQSSEKRGFTVKPYDVTYAPMPCFLNKTSSDCGVYALKHIEAHLLGMDLTLVNDDNICEARQKIAYDLWEAANDPELISRMGKYVPPKAIASPTVEIL; encoded by the exons ATGGCGTACGAGTTTCCACAACGCATACTTGAAGAAGGATTTGAGATGCAAATTGACAAGATCAACAATACGTGTAGACGTACAATTCTGGAGGAAGTGAAGGGTGTTCTCAACACTGAGTATGAGGAAGTTTTGAAAGATCCTGTCTTCGGTCCGCTTCTGGCAATCATAGAGAACAAGCTCATCTACTCAGGGAAGATCATTCATAGCTTCATATGCAAGCAGCTCAAGGTTTCGAAGCTTCACGAGCTGTGGTTTCTATTTGCTAAGAGGCCTCTTAGGTTCTCTGCACAAGAATTTCATGCTGTGACAGGATTGAAGTTCAAAGATGAACCTGACATAAACTTCAATGATTGGAAGGATGATAAGGGGTTCTGGAGCAATGTGCTGAGGAAAAATAGAAAGGTCAACTTATCGTTGATAAAGACGAAGCTTCTTAACGAATGCAACAAGTGGACGTATGTGGACAGGGTTAGGCTAGTGTATCTGTGCGTCATACATGGATTCCTCATAGCTAAGGATTCAAGAGTGTTTATCCCACATGAATACATCCGTTTGGTGATGGATTTTGAGAAGATGAGGATGTATCCGTGGGGTCTTTACGCGTATGACGAGCTGCTTGCATCAATACTCAAAGCAAAGAAAGATTTACATCTGAAGAACAGTTACGTGTTGGATGGATTCTCCTATGCGTTTCAGATATGGGTTATGGAGGCAATCCCAGACATTGGTAGTATGGTGGGTAAGAAGATCAAAAAGAACATGACCAAAGTGAGATGTAGGAATTGGAAAGGAAGTGGGAAATTTTCCTACGCAGATATCAGCAGCCTAGAGTCCCACTTTAATAag GGAGAACTGTTCCCATTTATATCTGCTACTGGGAACAATGATGTGGTTGATAGCACTGAGTTCTATAGGGAAGATGAGAAGATTGATGAAAGAATTG AGCTTTCTGATTCAGAGACTGATGGAGAGAATGTTGAAGTCGAAGATGTCACAGATACTCATGTTGACGAACCGGCTGTTGTTGCAAGAAGGGGAAAGCGTAAGCTAAATGATCCTGGTGCAGAGGCTCGAAAGAAAGAACTGCTTTGTCAACGGGCAGCTGAACATAACAGTGGTATCTCCAGTGGAATGAAGACTTTCATTGAAGGTTTGTTCACCTCTTCTTTCAACTCTTTCAAGGACGTGGTGCAGAATGACATCCAAGAGCGTTTTGAGAAGGTCCAGAAAGAGATGGCTGAACTCAAGCAAGCGGTGTCACAGATTCCGGGTCCTTCTGCTACAACGGGAAAAGACAGAGCATCTGAGATTCCATGTCCTTCAGCAACGATGGGGAAATCATCACAGAGTCCGTGTCTTGCAGGAACAAAGGAAAAAGGCAAAGGCAAGGTTGATGAGAGTGTGGTTCCTCCTACGGTTCGTCGTAGCCCTCGGCAAGGAAGAAAG GAGATTGAAACTGAAACTGATGATATGATGGATTTTTTGAAGAATTTGTCACAATCATCTACCCATGGGGAACCTTCATCAATAAAAGAAGAAATGAGCACCCAAGAGTATTTACAAGACGCCATGGGGAACCTTTCTCAAGTATCACATGTTAAAGGTTTCGATCCCTCACAAAAAACGAGTGATGAAGAAGCACCTAAGTGGGTTACTCCAGTATCATCCTTCAAGCCTGTAGATTGGAGAACACCCACTCTCAAAGATATGGAATTACCTGACGACCGGGTGAACGACGATGATTACTCATTAGTGTTTGTCCATGAGGATTCATGGGCTAAACTGATTCATTGGTGCTCAACTACCAAACA GCACCTTAAAATTGGACCTTCTATGTACACAACTGAGTTAGCAGAACGTGTTATGGGACCTGCAGTGTGGCTGCAAAATCAA GAAATTGATGCTGTGCTCTTCTTATTTCGCGAGAGGACTTCTTTGAGACGATGGAAGCCGACCAAAGTAGCTTTCATGAGCTGCATATTCAGTAATCAAATGAAGAATTCTTACACTGAGttcaagaaagacaaaaaaaaattcagggtAGAAGGACTGCTCCATCAGTACGGAATTGGTGAACTTCCTTCACACGGCCGAACAAGGCTAATGTGGGATCTTGATGTCAATCGTATGTATGTGCCTCTTCTTGTGCACGGTAACCACCGGATCTCTATGTGTGTAAACTTTGTTACTCGTTCCATAGAAGTTTTTGACTGTGCGGGACTGAAACACAACAAGGACTTGGAGCCATTTGCACATCTCATCCCAAGAATTGTCAAAGCTGTGCAGTCTTCAGAGAAGAGGGGATTTACCGTTAAGCCCTATGATGTCACTTACGCTCCAATGCCCTGCTTCCTAAACAAGACTAGCAGCGATTGTGGAGTATATGCGTTGAAGCACATTGAAGCACATCTTCTAGGCATGGACTTAACGTTGGTGAATGACGACAACATTTGTGAAGCTCGCCAGAAGATTGCTTATGACCTATGGGAAGCTGCTAATGATCCTGAGCTTATTTCGAGAATGGGAAAGTACGTTCCTCCGAAGGCTATAGCTTCTCCTACGGTTGAGATTTTATAA
- the LOC106453775 gene encoding uncharacterized protein LOC106453775, whose amino-acid sequence MHIYAYSGVWRSSKTKGWKFLVDEETGGRLLTLDTSKTFDNLRVMVCEDFGTDLNLVNIDLSYLPSDLVIGLDSPPVFITNDRQLKKFLTYVKTKASTRLCVCIRSKVGFNLNEESAELPNREEVGMSGEVSDDIDGEAELEEKDAKIDESDDENKCEKDMINGKSVRFSLVDVVKKGQHFTSKAALQATMEICAMKHNFDYKVAKTDRRVWYVCCAYDDCRWRVRAEGLTGSSYFIIKKYVPDHSCAPSSRNHSVRTVSSKTVGSLIKHKYETVKEGPKPNDIIQFMRDDHGVEISYSLAWEAREYAVSVVRGIPEKGYEKVPKYLHMMKEANPGSHTFYETDSDGRFKFLFIAYGQSIRGFYAAIRKVIVVDGTFLKSKYKGVLMVATALDGNSNLYPIAFGVVDSENDRSWEWFMRQLKVVIGDDQKLAFVSDRNNSLAKALAKVYPHAHHGICIHHLLNNVVTYFKGKGVAGLVAKASKAYRVADFKKQFTAIFSISPAIGNYLIQADVRKWARCQFPGYRYDVRTNNPAESINSALRSPREFPVIPLLDSIREMMTRWFFKRRALSSKHKQPLTIAVEKKIDRRIEKGKKFQTRHKSSFQRRHTSTHTLTDDMYTTASWRSIYEESINPISVPEVAWIVPSHVQQAKVLPPETRRAAGRRKKRRYETVEDKIRSSQGTQSSKRRKCSRCGIEGHNRSTCDRAI is encoded by the exons ATGCACATCTATGCCTATTCTGGTGTTTGGAGATCGTCCAAAACAAAAGGGTGGAAGTTTCTTGTTGATGAAGAAACAGGAGGTAGACTACTTACTTTGGACACAAGCAAAACCTTTGACAACCTAAGAGTTATGGTTTGTGAGGACTTTGGAACCGATCTAAACTTGGTCAATATCGACCTGAGTTACTTACCTTCCGATTTGGTTATTGGCCTCGATTCACCACCTGTTTTCATCACCAATGATCGACAACTCAAAAAATTTCTTACATATGTGAAGACCAAAGCTTCAACGCGGTTATGTGTGTGTATTCGATCTAAGGTCGGATTTAACTTGAATGAAGAGTCTGCTGAGTTGCCTAACAGAGAGGAAGTGGGTATGTCGGGTGAAGTTTCAGATGATATTGATGGTGAAGCCGAGCTTGAAGAAAAAGATGCGAAGATAGATGAAAGTGATGACGAAAACAAGTGTGAGAAAGATATGATCAACGGAAAGTCTGTCCGTTTTTCTCTGGTTGATGTTGTGAAGAAGGGTCAACATTTTACTAGCAAAGCAGCTTTGCAGgcaacaatggaaatatgcgcAATGAAACATAATTTCGACTACAAGGTTGCCAAAACGGATAGAAGAGTTTGGTACGTTTGCTGCGCGTATGATGATTGCCGCTGGCGTGTTCGCGCAGAGGGATTAACaggttcttcatattttatcatcaaaaagTATGTGCCTGATCATTCATGTGCTCCATCATCAAGGAACCACTCTGTTCGGACCGTTTCATCAAAAACAGTTGGTAGTCTCATTAAGCATAAGTACGAAACTGTCAAAGAAGGGCCGAAACCTAATGATATTATCCAGTTTATGCGTGATGATCATGGAGTTGAGATATCCTACTCTTTAGCTTGGGAGGCACGTGAGTATGCAGTAAGTGTTGTGAGAGGCATTCCAGAGAAGGGTTATGAAAAAGTTCCCAAATACTTGCACATGATGAAGGAAGCTAATCCAGGATCACACACATTTTATGAAACTGATAGCGATGGGAGATTCAAATTCCTCTTCATCGCATATGGTCAGTCTATTCGCGGTTTTTATGCTGCCATTCGGAAAGTTATTGTTGTGGATGGGACTTTCTTGAAGAGCAAATACAAAGGAGTATTAATGGTTGCTACTGCTTTGGATGGAAACTCGAACCTATATCCTATTGCATTTGGAGTTGTCGACTCAGAGAATGACCGCTCGTGGGAATGGTTTATGAGACAACTTAAGGTTGTCATTGGTGATGATCAGAAATTAGCTTTTGTGTCTGACCGGAATAATTCACTTGCTAAAGCTCTTGCAAAAGTGTATCCGCATGCTCATCATGGAATTTGCATTCACCACTTGCTGAACAATGTTGTTACATATTTCAAGGGTAAAGGTGTCGCTGGTTTGGTGGCAAAGGCTTCTAAAGCTTACCGAGTTGCTGATTTTAAGAAGCAATTCACTGCTATTTTCTCAATTAGTCCTGCAATTGGAAACTATCTGATACAAGCTGATGTGAGAAAGTGGGCTCGTTGTCAATTTCCGGGTTACAGGTACGATGTTAGGACCAATAACCCTGCTGAATCAATAAATTCTGCTTTGCGTTCGCCAAGAGAGTTTCCAGTTATACCCTTGTTGGACAGCATAAGGGAAATGATGACTCGATGGTTTTTCAAACGTAGAGCTTTAAGTTCAAAGCATAAACAGCCACTGACCATTGCTGTAGAGAAGAAGATTGATCGAAGGATTGAGAAGGGTAAGAAGTTTCAG ACACGCCATAAAAGCAGCTTTCAGCGTAGGCATACAAGCACACACACACTCACTGACGACATGTACACCACTGCTTCATGGAGATCGATTTATGAAGAAAGCATAAATCCTATAAGTGTACCGGAAGTTGCATGGATTGTCCCATCTCACGTACAGCAAGCGAAAGTCCTCCCTCCAGAAACTAGAAGAGCTGCAGGTCGGAGAAAGAAACGTAGGTACGAGACAGTTGAAGACAAGATCCGCTCGTCACAAGGAACTCAAAGCTCTAAACGTCGTAAATGCAGTCGATGTGGTATTGAAGGTCACAACCGCTCCACATGTGATAGAGCAATATAG